A single genomic interval of Nocardia bhagyanarayanae harbors:
- a CDS encoding DUF742 domain-containing protein, whose amino-acid sequence MRDPDRPRLPDPRMIPVTQSFGWFDPNRPAPTRPAEPTSDADAFVRPFVVTAGRTTPLLDGLRIETLVQAPPAALSAPLRFEQRTVVVLCQHPHSIAEIGTALRVPVGVAKVIVSDLVTAGQVTVRDAPELSTAAIERIRDLVRAL is encoded by the coding sequence ATGAGAGATCCAGACCGGCCGCGGCTGCCGGACCCGCGGATGATCCCGGTGACCCAGTCCTTCGGGTGGTTCGATCCGAACCGTCCCGCACCGACCCGTCCGGCCGAACCGACCTCCGACGCGGACGCTTTCGTGCGTCCGTTCGTCGTCACCGCGGGGCGCACCACCCCGTTGCTGGACGGTTTGCGTATCGAAACCCTGGTGCAGGCGCCGCCCGCCGCGCTCTCGGCCCCGCTGCGCTTCGAACAGCGCACCGTGGTGGTGCTGTGTCAGCATCCGCATTCCATCGCCGAGATCGGCACCGCGCTGCGGGTGCCGGTGGGCGTCGCGAAGGTGATCGTCAGCGATCTCGTCACCGCAGGCCAGGTCACCGTCCGCGACGCCCCGGAACTCTCCACCGCAGCCATCGAGAGGATCAGGGATCTTGTACGGGCACTCTGA
- a CDS encoding sensor histidine kinase: MARILAVSLTLVLALLGITLAREVRSYQRSGDTVAAVSLTLVVQDLLHEAQRERGLSNGLLGGDVRLRQAVADQRAATDRALRALEAELSGAPAGSGEIRAAIGQLAGLPAVRAQVDAGRIGRAAAFQFYTDAIDALNRPRLGLDQARDAEVRHGLLALYSLGEAKEQTARERGFLNGVFAADGFEAGEYVQFLDIRAAKSAGLAAFARDATVAQRDLLDTAMRGEDATRAAESERVAIDSSAGPLVRPVDPSGWWAQMTAVIDEQRAVQQAVGDAVRQRANDLRQGAALTLAGFLIAALLAIAIEIALVVAGVRAIVRPLAALAAEADDVAGRRLPEVVAAWHAGGDTQPPRPQPVRTPPGAAAEIAAVAAALDRVQATAYDLSSEQALLRRNSTESMANLARRNQNLVRRQLGLISEFEREELDPKALSNLFELDHLATRMRRNAESLLVLVGEGSPRRWAEPIALTDVIRAGLSEVDDYRRVVLRRIDDVSITGAIVSELAHMLAELIENGLAFSPPDLEVEIYGRKLPGGYLLAVVDHGVGLPPDQLAEANARLRGDRDFLVAPTRYLGHYVVGRLARRLGIDVELTVAPVSGIVARLLLPTELLGGQRNQHAMPDGGSPERDAVGSTVEPDGTTGGFGSADERAASGVQPPSGPRQSASGSLTESSRTTLEFRAHGVGGTDDGRRAVTPASHTPTPASHTQLPPIETIGAADEFRSGRALSAGSHARLDAAVGRGPGSSGDHHARGTSPRNGRESGTAARPAHVGESPWFHAAPGDALPAVQRTRNGLVKRTKRTRSAEAVPAQRPSAPRPPAAPAVERSPEEVRGMLSAFRTGHQCAVPAANPADNTTRTANLAQSTVEQ; encoded by the coding sequence TTGGCGAGAATCCTGGCCGTCTCACTGACCCTGGTGCTCGCGCTGCTCGGCATAACCCTCGCCAGGGAGGTCCGGTCGTACCAGCGCAGCGGCGACACGGTGGCCGCCGTCTCGCTCACCCTGGTGGTGCAGGATCTGCTGCACGAGGCGCAGCGCGAGCGCGGTCTGAGCAACGGCCTGCTCGGCGGCGACGTCCGGTTGCGGCAGGCCGTCGCGGACCAGCGCGCGGCGACCGACCGCGCGCTGCGCGCGCTCGAAGCCGAATTATCGGGCGCGCCAGCGGGTTCGGGTGAGATACGGGCCGCGATCGGCCAGCTCGCCGGGTTGCCCGCGGTCCGCGCCCAAGTCGACGCGGGCCGTATCGGCCGGGCGGCCGCGTTCCAGTTCTACACCGACGCCATCGACGCGCTGAACCGTCCGCGACTCGGCCTCGACCAGGCCCGTGACGCCGAGGTACGGCACGGTCTGCTCGCGCTGTACTCGCTCGGCGAGGCGAAGGAGCAGACGGCGCGCGAGCGCGGCTTCCTCAACGGGGTGTTCGCCGCCGACGGTTTCGAGGCCGGCGAGTACGTCCAGTTCCTCGACATCCGGGCCGCCAAGTCGGCAGGTCTCGCCGCGTTCGCGCGCGACGCCACCGTCGCGCAGCGGGATCTGCTCGACACCGCGATGCGGGGCGAGGACGCGACGCGGGCAGCCGAATCCGAGCGCGTCGCCATCGATTCCAGTGCGGGCCCGCTGGTCCGTCCGGTGGATCCGAGCGGCTGGTGGGCGCAGATGACGGCCGTCATCGATGAGCAGCGCGCCGTGCAGCAAGCGGTCGGCGACGCGGTGCGCCAGCGCGCGAACGACCTGCGTCAGGGAGCAGCGCTGACCTTGGCCGGGTTCCTGATCGCTGCGCTGCTCGCGATCGCGATCGAGATCGCCTTGGTGGTGGCGGGCGTGCGCGCCATCGTCCGTCCGCTGGCCGCGCTCGCCGCCGAGGCCGACGACGTGGCGGGGCGGCGGCTGCCCGAGGTGGTCGCCGCATGGCACGCCGGCGGGGATACCCAGCCGCCGCGTCCGCAGCCGGTACGGACGCCGCCTGGCGCCGCGGCCGAGATCGCCGCCGTCGCAGCCGCTTTGGACCGGGTGCAGGCCACGGCCTACGACCTCTCCTCGGAACAGGCGCTGCTACGCCGCAACAGCACGGAGTCGATGGCGAACCTGGCCCGCCGCAACCAGAATCTGGTGCGCCGTCAGCTCGGGTTGATCAGCGAATTCGAGCGCGAGGAACTGGATCCGAAGGCGCTGTCGAATCTGTTCGAACTCGATCATCTCGCCACCCGGATGCGCCGCAACGCGGAGAGTCTGCTGGTGCTGGTCGGCGAGGGCAGCCCGCGGCGCTGGGCCGAACCGATCGCGCTCACCGATGTGATCCGCGCGGGCCTGTCCGAGGTCGACGACTACCGCCGGGTCGTGCTGCGCCGCATCGACGACGTCTCCATCACGGGCGCGATCGTCAGTGAGCTGGCGCACATGCTCGCCGAGCTGATCGAGAACGGACTCGCCTTCTCCCCACCGGATCTGGAGGTCGAGATCTACGGCAGGAAGCTGCCCGGCGGCTACCTGCTCGCGGTCGTCGACCACGGCGTCGGCCTGCCCCCCGACCAGCTGGCCGAGGCGAATGCCCGCCTGCGCGGCGACCGCGACTTCCTGGTCGCCCCGACGCGCTACCTCGGGCACTACGTGGTGGGCAGGCTGGCCCGAAGGCTCGGCATCGACGTCGAACTGACGGTCGCTCCCGTCAGCGGCATCGTGGCCCGGCTGCTGTTGCCCACGGAACTTCTCGGCGGACAGCGGAATCAGCACGCGATGCCGGACGGCGGCAGCCCGGAACGGGATGCGGTCGGCTCCACTGTCGAACCCGACGGCACCACTGGTGGATTCGGTTCAGCCGACGAGCGCGCGGCATCGGGTGTTCAGCCGCCTTCCGGCCCGCGACAGTCCGCGTCCGGCTCACTCACCGAGTCGTCGCGTACGACACTGGAATTCCGCGCGCACGGCGTCGGCGGGACCGACGACGGACGCCGAGCTGTGACGCCCGCATCGCACACACCGACGCCCGCATCGCACACACAGTTGCCGCCGATCGAAACTATCGGCGCGGCAGACGAATTCCGCTCGGGTCGGGCACTGTCCGCCGGGTCGCACGCACGGCTCGATGCGGCCGTGGGACGTGGGCCGGGGTCGAGCGGCGATCACCATGCCCGCGGCACGTCCCCTAGGAACGGCCGCGAATCCGGTACTGCGGCCAGGCCCGCGCACGTCGGCGAGTCCCCGTGGTTCCACGCCGCACCCGGCGACGCGCTGCCCGCGGTGCAGCGCACCCGCAATGGACTCGTCAAGCGCACCAAGCGCACTCGCTCCGCCGAAGCTGTCCCGGCGCAGCGTCCCTCCGCGCCCCGCCCGCCCGCCGCACCAGCTGTCGAGCGATCGCCGGAAGAGGTGCGCGGCATGTTGTCGGCGTTCCGCACCGGACATCAATGCGCCGTTCCCGCCGCGAACCCGGCCGACAACACCACGCGCACAGCAAATCTGGCCCAGAGCACCGTAGAGCAATGA
- a CDS encoding GTP-binding protein: MPSSVKIVVSGGFGVGKTTFIGAISEIEPLVTEAAMTEVAVGVDDPGHHADKTQTTVALDFGRITLDSSLILYLFGTPGQDRFVFLWDDLVDGALGAVIVVDTDRVEDCYPVLDYFEEHHTPFVVVVNRFEHGPRFELDEVREALGLDDWIPILECDARQRDSVKEVLVGLLEQVLLHRLSAPHLAAREVG, translated from the coding sequence ATGCCCTCGTCGGTGAAGATCGTCGTCAGCGGCGGTTTCGGCGTCGGGAAGACCACGTTCATCGGGGCCATCTCCGAGATCGAGCCGTTGGTCACCGAGGCCGCCATGACCGAGGTGGCGGTCGGCGTCGACGATCCCGGCCACCACGCGGACAAGACGCAGACCACCGTGGCGCTCGATTTCGGCCGCATCACGCTGGACAGCTCGCTCATCCTGTACCTGTTCGGCACGCCGGGCCAGGACCGGTTCGTCTTCCTCTGGGACGACCTGGTGGACGGCGCTCTCGGCGCGGTGATCGTGGTGGACACCGATCGCGTCGAGGACTGCTATCCGGTGCTGGACTACTTCGAGGAGCACCACACCCCGTTCGTCGTCGTGGTGAACCGTTTCGAGCACGGCCCGCGCTTCGAGCTCGACGAGGTGCGCGAGGCGCTGGGGCTCGACGACTGGATTCCGATCCTGGAATGCGATGCGCGCCAGCGTGATTCGGTCAAGGAGGTGCTCGTCGGACTGCTGGAGCAGGTGCTGTTGCACCGCCTGTCGGCGCCGCACCTGGCGGCGCGCGAGGTCGGCTGA
- the ppc gene encoding phosphoenolpyruvate carboxylase, translated as MTEPRIETEQDATRPLRDDIRFLGGVLGDTIRDHEGPEVFDLIERVRIEAFRVRREEVGRSAVAEMLHGVDIAVALPLIRAFTYFVLLANLAEDIQRDRRRAVHTGAGEPPQDSSLAATYRKLDAAALDGAEVADLLTDALVSPVITAHPTETRRRTVFDGQTKITELMRRRQRYAETEPERADLELRIRRQVLSLWRTALIRLARLRIQDEIAVGLRYYELTLLDVIPAINAEVRAALRSRWPGADLLTRPILRPGSWIGGDRDGNPYVTADVVRHAATQASAVAFGRYLRDLVELEKTLAQSARLVQVTPEVAALAAAGYPDPAPHADEPYRRALHAIRARLTATATAALGAPPADGIADSDASPYPTPRALLDDLDAIDASMRATGDGLLADDRLAALRHAVETFGFHLQGLDMRQNSEVHEQVVAELLAWAGVHADYQSLPEHERVDLLAAELRTRRPLLGPHARLSDLAAGEVAIMRAAKDVVDTFGAEAVPNYIISMCTSVSDMLEAALLLKEGGLLDPGEPDGPPHCSVNIVPLFETIEDLRAGADTLAAALEVPVYRELVAAKGMRQEVMLGYSDSNKDGGYLAANWALYRAELDLVDVARKAGIRLRLFHGRGGTVGRGGGRSYDAILAQPAGAVHGSLRLTEQGEVIAAKYAEPGAAHRNLESLIAGTLESTLLDVEGLGADAEPSYELMDDLAARARAAYSRLVHETPGFVEYFRQSTPVSEVGDLNIGSRPASRKPTNSVADLRAIPWVMSWSQARVMLPGWYGTGAALEEWVGGDPERLATLSDLYRRWPFFRTVLSNLAQVMAKSDLDIAARYAELVDDAALREQIFGMIREEHARTLRMHAAITGHEQLLADNPSLAESIHNRFPYLEPLNQMQVELLRRLRAGDDSELVKRGILLTMNGLATALRNSG; from the coding sequence ATGACCGAACCGCGGATCGAGACCGAACAGGACGCGACCCGGCCGCTGCGCGACGACATCCGGTTCCTGGGTGGCGTGCTCGGCGACACCATCCGTGATCACGAGGGCCCCGAGGTCTTCGACCTGATCGAGCGGGTCCGCATCGAGGCGTTCCGGGTGCGGCGCGAGGAGGTCGGGCGCAGCGCCGTCGCGGAGATGCTGCACGGCGTCGACATCGCGGTGGCGCTGCCGCTGATCCGCGCCTTCACCTATTTCGTGCTGCTGGCCAACCTTGCCGAGGACATCCAGCGCGATCGCCGCCGCGCCGTGCACACCGGCGCCGGGGAACCGCCGCAGGACTCCTCGCTGGCCGCCACCTACCGCAAGCTGGACGCCGCCGCGCTGGACGGCGCGGAGGTCGCCGACCTGCTCACCGACGCGCTGGTCTCGCCGGTGATCACCGCGCACCCCACCGAGACCCGCCGCCGCACCGTGTTCGACGGGCAGACCAAGATCACCGAGCTGATGCGCCGCCGCCAGCGCTACGCCGAGACCGAACCGGAGCGCGCCGACCTCGAGCTGCGCATCCGCCGCCAGGTGCTCTCGCTGTGGCGCACGGCCCTGATCCGTCTGGCGCGCTTGCGGATTCAGGACGAGATCGCCGTCGGTCTGCGCTACTACGAGCTGACCCTGCTCGACGTGATCCCCGCGATCAACGCCGAGGTGCGCGCCGCGCTGCGCTCCCGCTGGCCCGGCGCCGACCTGCTGACCCGCCCGATCCTGCGGCCCGGCTCCTGGATCGGCGGCGACCGGGACGGCAACCCCTACGTCACCGCGGACGTCGTCCGGCACGCGGCCACGCAGGCCTCGGCGGTGGCGTTCGGCCGCTACCTGCGCGACCTGGTCGAGCTCGAGAAGACGCTGGCGCAATCCGCGCGCCTGGTCCAGGTGACCCCGGAGGTGGCAGCGCTCGCCGCAGCGGGCTATCCGGATCCGGCCCCGCACGCCGACGAACCGTATCGCCGTGCGCTGCATGCCATTCGGGCCCGCCTGACGGCCACGGCGACCGCCGCGCTCGGTGCGCCGCCCGCCGACGGGATCGCGGACTCCGACGCCTCGCCGTATCCCACACCGCGCGCCCTGCTCGACGACCTGGACGCCATCGACGCCTCGATGCGGGCCACCGGCGACGGCCTGCTCGCCGACGACCGGCTCGCGGCCCTGCGCCACGCCGTCGAGACCTTCGGCTTCCACCTGCAAGGCCTGGACATGCGGCAGAACTCGGAGGTGCACGAGCAGGTCGTCGCCGAACTGCTCGCCTGGGCGGGCGTGCACGCCGACTACCAGAGCTTGCCGGAGCACGAGCGGGTCGACCTGCTCGCCGCCGAACTGCGCACCCGGCGACCGCTGCTGGGCCCGCACGCCCGATTGAGCGACCTGGCCGCGGGCGAGGTCGCCATCATGCGTGCCGCCAAGGACGTCGTCGACACCTTCGGCGCGGAGGCCGTGCCGAACTACATCATCAGCATGTGCACCTCGGTCAGCGACATGCTGGAGGCGGCGCTGCTGCTAAAGGAGGGCGGCCTGCTCGATCCCGGCGAGCCGGACGGCCCGCCGCACTGCTCGGTGAACATCGTCCCGCTGTTCGAGACGATCGAGGATCTGCGGGCGGGCGCGGACACGCTCGCCGCGGCGCTCGAGGTGCCGGTGTACCGAGAACTGGTGGCCGCCAAGGGAATGCGGCAGGAGGTCATGCTCGGTTACTCCGATTCCAACAAGGACGGCGGGTATCTGGCCGCGAACTGGGCGCTGTATCGCGCGGAGCTGGACCTGGTCGACGTCGCACGCAAGGCGGGAATTCGGTTGCGGCTCTTCCACGGTCGCGGCGGCACCGTGGGTCGCGGCGGCGGCCGCAGCTACGACGCCATCCTCGCCCAGCCCGCGGGCGCGGTGCACGGTTCGCTGCGGCTCACCGAGCAGGGCGAGGTGATCGCCGCGAAGTACGCCGAACCCGGTGCGGCGCATCGCAATCTGGAGTCGCTCATCGCGGGAACCCTGGAGTCGACGCTGCTGGACGTCGAGGGACTCGGAGCCGACGCCGAGCCGTCCTACGAGCTGATGGACGATCTCGCGGCGCGAGCCCGCGCCGCGTACTCGCGGCTGGTGCACGAGACACCCGGTTTCGTCGAGTATTTCCGGCAATCGACGCCGGTCTCGGAGGTCGGCGATCTGAACATCGGCAGCAGGCCCGCCTCCCGCAAACCCACCAATTCGGTGGCCGACCTGCGCGCCATCCCCTGGGTGATGTCCTGGAGCCAGGCCAGGGTGATGCTGCCCGGCTGGTACGGCACCGGGGCCGCGCTCGAGGAGTGGGTCGGCGGCGATCCGGAACGGCTCGCGACGCTGTCGGATCTGTACCGGCGCTGGCCGTTCTTTCGTACGGTGCTGTCCAACCTGGCGCAGGTGATGGCCAAGAGCGATCTCGACATCGCCGCGCGCTACGCGGAATTGGTCGACGACGCCGCGTTGCGCGAGCAGATCTTCGGGATGATCCGCGAGGAGCACGCCAGGACCCTGCGCATGCACGCCGCCATCACCGGCCACGAGCAACTGCTCGCCGACAACCCGTCGCTGGCGGAATCCATCCACAACCGCTTCCCGTACTTGGAGCCGCTCAACCAGATGCAGGTCGAGCTCTTGCGCAGGCTGCGCGCGGGCGACGACTCCGAGCTGGTGAAACGCGGCATCCTGCTGACGATGAACGGCCTGGCGACCGCGCTGCGCAATTCGGGGTAG
- a CDS encoding nitroreductase/quinone reductase family protein codes for MAERSDGGPAGLSRTGRFAHFGSTRLTTISKWHGRLHSRLYARFGGTRFGKWLGRPVFQLTVPGRKTGRPRSVVLMYIPDGDDLLVSGSFGGHPKPPNWWGNLLAAGGGQARVGHESWPVTARVVTDDDEYAARWRVMVAHYPDFVTYQALSPRRLPIAVLSRAAE; via the coding sequence ATGGCCGAACGATCCGACGGCGGACCCGCCGGGCTCAGCCGCACCGGCCGGTTCGCCCACTTCGGTTCCACCAGGTTGACCACGATCAGCAAGTGGCATGGCCGCCTGCACAGTCGGCTCTACGCCCGCTTCGGCGGCACCAGGTTCGGCAAGTGGCTGGGGCGGCCGGTCTTCCAGCTGACCGTGCCGGGGCGCAAGACCGGCCGGCCGCGTTCGGTGGTTCTGATGTACATCCCGGACGGCGACGATCTGCTGGTCAGCGGCTCGTTCGGCGGACATCCCAAGCCGCCCAACTGGTGGGGCAATCTCCTCGCGGCGGGCGGCGGGCAGGCGCGCGTCGGTCACGAGTCCTGGCCGGTGACCGCGCGGGTCGTGACCGACGACGACGAATACGCGGCGCGCTGGAGGGTGATGGTCGCCCACTATCCGGATTTCGTCACCTATCAGGCGCTCAGCCCTAGGCGACTGCCGATCGCGGTGCTCAGCCGCGCCGCGGAGTGA
- a CDS encoding roadblock/LC7 domain-containing protein yields MTTHLQPTADPHTFNWLLGNFVRNTDGVRDTVAVSSDGLLIAMSEGLDRTGADRLAAMVSGLASLAKSASRSYEFDGLKLIMIEMKRGFLLVSALGDGSCLGVIAEGGCDVGLVGYEMAVLAERAGALLDPALISQLRETLRR; encoded by the coding sequence GTGACCACACACCTGCAACCGACCGCCGACCCGCACACTTTCAACTGGCTGCTCGGCAATTTCGTCCGCAACACCGACGGTGTCCGCGACACTGTCGCGGTCTCCTCCGACGGCCTGCTCATCGCGATGTCGGAGGGACTCGACCGCACCGGGGCGGACCGGCTGGCCGCCATGGTGTCGGGTCTGGCCAGCCTGGCCAAGAGCGCCTCGCGCAGTTACGAATTCGACGGCCTGAAATTGATCATGATCGAGATGAAGCGCGGTTTTCTGCTGGTCTCCGCGCTCGGCGACGGCAGCTGCCTCGGCGTGATCGCCGAGGGCGGCTGCGACGTCGGACTGGTCGGCTACGAGATGGCGGTGCTCGCCGAACGCGCGGGCGCGCTGCTCGATCCGGCGTTGATCTCCCAGCTGCGAGAGACGTTGCGCAGATGA
- a CDS encoding sugar O-acetyltransferase, producing MLRGELYKDSDPELVAERRRAQSLCDEFNRTAPDETARREQVLRELLGKLGEGSWIMPRFQCDYGYLIEIGANSFLNYDAILLDCAPITIGDDVSIGPRCQLLTALHPMTDHEARRQRWESAAPITIGDNVWFGGGVIVCPGVTVGANTVVGAGSVVTRDLPDGVFAAGNPARVIRTL from the coding sequence ATGCTGCGCGGGGAGTTGTACAAGGACAGTGATCCGGAGCTGGTCGCGGAGCGGCGGCGCGCGCAGTCGCTGTGCGACGAGTTCAACAGGACCGCCCCGGACGAGACCGCGCGGCGCGAGCAGGTGCTGCGCGAGTTGCTCGGCAAGCTGGGGGAGGGGTCCTGGATCATGCCCCGGTTCCAGTGCGACTACGGCTATCTCATCGAGATCGGCGCCAACAGCTTCCTCAACTACGACGCCATCCTGCTCGACTGCGCGCCCATCACCATCGGCGACGACGTCTCCATCGGCCCGCGCTGTCAGCTGCTCACCGCCCTTCATCCGATGACCGACCACGAGGCGCGGCGGCAGCGCTGGGAGTCCGCGGCCCCGATCACGATCGGCGACAACGTGTGGTTCGGCGGCGGCGTCATCGTGTGCCCCGGCGTCACGGTGGGCGCCAACACGGTGGTGGGGGCGGGCAGCGTCGTGACGCGCGACTTGCCCGACGGAGTGTTCGCGGCGGGCAACCCGGCACGGGTGATTCGCACGCTCTAG
- a CDS encoding alanine racemase, producing MRIPRCGSAGRSVVAIDGKAVAALHDRVLGPEHKGLPPAAWGRTVHEFLATEPFLDEFQTPLLTLDRAAMTANLSVMADWSDAAGVRLAPHGKTTMAPQLWSEQLAAGCWAITLATVWQVQLARAFGVSRVVLANALLDPVGLRWVATELARDADFEFYCWVDDVAAVALMDEALADAPDVRIAVVVELGGPGGRTGVRRVEDAHAIADAVRRSRRLTLAGVGGYEAALAHDRGADGLAAVNRYLDELARLHREFAHGGRYPGRAIVTAGGSAYPDLVVEHLAGLAEEQGAQGVPTTVVLRSGAYLIHDDGFYAGISPLAADRADRPLRAAMHGWARTLSRPEPELALLDAGKRDLPYDLGLPVPQLVSGSPLPPGATVGALNDQHAFVRVPAAAADDLPVGSVVRLGLSHPCTAFDKWRLIPVVADADAARPRVVDLVHTFF from the coding sequence ATGCGGATTCCGAGGTGCGGGTCCGCGGGAAGGAGCGTCGTGGCGATCGACGGGAAAGCCGTTGCCGCCCTGCATGATCGTGTGCTGGGTCCGGAACACAAAGGGCTGCCGCCCGCGGCGTGGGGGCGCACCGTGCACGAGTTCCTGGCGACCGAGCCGTTCCTGGACGAGTTCCAGACGCCGCTGCTGACCCTGGACCGAGCTGCGATGACGGCCAACCTGTCGGTGATGGCCGACTGGTCGGACGCGGCGGGTGTGCGCCTGGCCCCGCACGGCAAGACGACCATGGCGCCGCAGCTGTGGTCCGAGCAGCTGGCCGCCGGTTGCTGGGCCATCACGCTGGCCACCGTCTGGCAGGTGCAGCTGGCCCGCGCCTTCGGTGTGTCGCGCGTCGTGCTGGCCAACGCCCTGCTCGATCCGGTCGGGTTGCGCTGGGTGGCAACGGAATTGGCCCGCGACGCCGATTTCGAGTTCTACTGCTGGGTGGACGACGTCGCCGCCGTCGCGCTGATGGACGAGGCGCTGGCGGACGCGCCCGATGTTCGCATCGCTGTCGTCGTCGAGCTGGGTGGTCCGGGCGGACGCACGGGAGTGCGCCGGGTCGAGGACGCGCACGCGATCGCCGACGCGGTCCGGCGTTCGCGCCGCCTGACGCTGGCCGGTGTCGGCGGCTACGAGGCCGCGCTGGCCCACGACCGCGGCGCGGACGGCCTCGCCGCTGTCAACCGCTACCTGGACGAGCTCGCCCGGCTGCACCGCGAATTCGCGCACGGCGGGCGCTATCCCGGCCGCGCGATCGTCACCGCGGGCGGCAGCGCCTATCCGGACCTGGTCGTCGAGCATCTGGCCGGACTCGCGGAGGAGCAAGGCGCGCAAGGTGTTCCGACCACGGTGGTGCTGCGTTCAGGCGCCTACCTGATCCACGACGACGGCTTCTACGCGGGCATCTCCCCGCTCGCGGCCGACCGCGCGGACCGGCCGTTGCGCGCTGCGATGCACGGCTGGGCCCGCACCCTCTCCCGGCCGGAGCCGGAGCTCGCGTTGCTCGACGCCGGCAAGCGCGACCTGCCATACGATCTGGGACTTCCTGTCCCGCAACTCGTTTCGGGGTCTCCGCTGCCGCCTGGCGCGACGGTCGGCGCGCTCAACGATCAGCACGCCTTCGTGCGTGTACCCGCCGCCGCGGCCGACGACCTGCCCGTCGGCTCGGTGGTGCGGCTCGGCCTCTCCCACCCGTGCACGGCCTTCGACAAATGGCGGCTGATCCCGGTCGTCGCCGACGCCGACGCCGCGCGTCCGCGCGTGGTCGACCTGGTGCACACCTTCTTCTGA
- a CDS encoding helix-turn-helix transcriptional regulator, translating to MLETSARLLKLLALLQTHRDWTGAELAERLAVTGRTIRRDVDRLRELGYPVHATRGTAGYRLGAGASLPPLLLDDEEAIAVAVGLRGASDGTVAGIEEAALRALSKLEQVLPPRLRHRVRTLRAATVRVGAPAATVEPDTLMAIADACQRRERLRFDYRAHDGATAVRDVEPHGLVHFSRHWYLVAWDVARADWRTFRVDRLTPRVPPGPRFTPRELPEGDAAAYLSMRLSSRAWPCRATVLLHASAEVAGPQVWPGMGVVEAVDEHSCRLHIGADTPEALTWMITSVDLDFRLLDGPPELVTALRAQAARCTAALRDFPV from the coding sequence ATGTTGGAGACCTCGGCGCGCCTGCTGAAACTGCTCGCGCTGCTCCAGACGCACCGCGACTGGACCGGCGCGGAACTCGCCGAGCGCCTCGCCGTCACGGGCCGGACGATCCGCCGCGACGTGGATCGACTGCGCGAACTCGGCTATCCGGTGCACGCCACCCGCGGCACGGCGGGCTACCGGCTGGGCGCGGGCGCCTCGCTGCCGCCGCTACTGCTCGACGACGAAGAGGCCATCGCCGTCGCGGTCGGGTTGCGCGGCGCGTCCGACGGCACAGTCGCGGGCATCGAGGAGGCCGCGTTGCGGGCGCTGTCCAAGCTGGAGCAGGTGCTGCCGCCACGCCTGCGCCACCGCGTGCGCACCTTGCGCGCGGCCACCGTTCGAGTCGGCGCGCCCGCGGCGACGGTGGAGCCGGACACCCTGATGGCCATCGCCGACGCCTGCCAGCGCCGGGAGCGCCTGCGCTTCGACTACCGGGCGCACGACGGCGCGACGGCGGTACGGGACGTGGAGCCGCACGGTCTCGTGCACTTCAGCCGCCACTGGTATCTGGTCGCCTGGGATGTGGCGCGCGCCGACTGGCGCACCTTCCGGGTGGATCGGCTGACCCCGCGCGTCCCCCCCGGCCCGCGCTTCACACCGCGCGAACTGCCGGAAGGCGATGCGGCGGCCTATCTTTCGATGCGGTTGTCGTCGCGCGCCTGGCCCTGTCGCGCGACCGTGCTGCTGCACGCTTCGGCCGAGGTCGCCGGTCCACAGGTCTGGCCTGGCATGGGTGTCGTCGAGGCCGTGGACGAGCACAGCTGCCGTCTGCACATCGGCGCGGACACCCCGGAGGCGCTGACCTGGATGATCACCTCCGTCGACCTCGACTTCAGGCTGCTCGATGGCCCGCCCGAGTTGGTCACCGCCCTGCGCGCCCAGGCGGCGCGATGCACGGCAGCCCTACGCGACTTTCCCGTCTGA